A stretch of Pygocentrus nattereri isolate fPygNat1 chromosome 8, fPygNat1.pri, whole genome shotgun sequence DNA encodes these proteins:
- the wfs1b gene encoding wolframin isoform X3 — protein MDPAVGPPPPASPSVASLVSAHAPPSVSTSSTPDSSTRVSLPPRPALQRGRSQLNAARDVTMATENLPSAGRPPQAASSPAGDIPEGLNLEELMQRAKNGDSKAQTEIGRHYLRLSELEDEEVNSVTAVTWLLQAAKNGRRDAVKLLQWCLHQRKGITAENREDVRTLASESRFERSVRKAALCMYWKLNPERKRTVTASELLENISQVNTETDGACNNLLSSSTLKQRKVLESLVSSDGTHYVGVEEFVENTKRYAQGISPTPALDSAAVDDDDDDEEPVKNPDELPLHQKILKFPLHAVTEVKEVLIDWASRAGMQWISALIPTHHVNTLIFFFIISNLTLDFFLLVIPLIIFYLSFLSMVICTLRVFQNSKAWENFETLTAMLAHFEPGLDREQAESNFTWTHLEPHLYFLVSTLFLILSLPVADKSWLPCSELATVAVFFTVSSYLSLRPVAQQHARLAFLTQVTSAICSCANELVGGWVFWLVGGSWFKVPICDLLVLHVGLPCILYLYMLYLCGRMGSAQGFHGTYSMLLPYLLCFTWCELSVTLLHESTVLGLLRTAVGYFLFFFALPVLSLALAAVLLVQLMQWFLALELAKMAVTVCVCVLPVLLRWWTRFSVSPLAVIRSLRHSSIVKLILVWISALLLFSWFYVYRSEGMKVYNSTLTWQQYSEICGPRAWRERNMAHTQILCSHLEGHRVTWEGRFKYVRVTEMENGAQAVVNLLPGVIADWVRCLYGEEYPACDTAQLGPTEPLCQIKALANHRCHVKRFDRYKFEVTMGMPHGEKKGKGTQDTDDATKDIVLRASNEFRSVLLALSSGSVVEFSTVLEGRLGSKWPVFELKALHCRTCTSPLVPTQRFMERRPSESKYCA, from the exons ATGGATCCAGCTGTGGGACCCCCACCCCCTGCTTCCCCCTCTGTAGCGTCTCTTGTGTCTGCACACGCCCCTCCTTCAGTGTCCACCTCCTCAACCCCTGATTCGTCCACTCGAGTGTCTCTGCCCCCTCGTCCTGCCCTGCAGAGAGGGCGCTCTCAGCTTAACGCAGCCAGGGATGTTACTATGGCGACTGAAAACCTGCCATCTGCTGGACGTCCTCCACAGGCAGCTTCATCTCCTGCAG GGGACATTCCAGAGGGGCTGAACTTAGAGGAACTTATGCAGAGAGCTAAGAATGGAGACTCCAAAGCCCAGACAGAG ATTGGCAGGCATTACCTACGACTGTCTGAGCTGGAGGATGAAGAAGTGAACAGCGTCACTGCCGTAACGTGGCTTCTGCAAGCAGCAAAAAATGGCCGCAGGGATGCTGTGAAACTGCTGCAGTGGTGCCTACATCAACGAAAAG GCATCACGGCGGAGAACAGGGAGGATGTGCGCACCCTGGCATCTGAGTCACGTTTTGAGCGCAGTGTTAGAAAAGCAGCTCTGTGCATGTACTGGAAACTCAATCCAGAAAGGAAGAGAACGGTGACCGCTTCAGAACTACTGGAAAACATAAGCCAGGTCAACACGGAAACAG ATGGTGCCTGTAACAACCTACTTTCAAGCTCTACTCTGAAACAGAGGAAGGTCTTGGAGAGCCTTGTCTCAAGTGATG GAACTCACTATGTAGGTGTAGAAGAGTTTGTTGAAAACACTAAGCGGTATGCCCAAGGCATCTCGCCAACACCAGCTCTTGACTCAGCtgctgttgatgatgatgatgatgacgaagAGCCTGTGAAGAACCCTGATGAGCTGCCTCTGCATCAGAAG ATACTGAAGTTTCCCCTCCACGCAGTGACCGAGGTAAAGGAAGTGTTAATTGACTGGGCCTCTCGTGCTGGAATGCAGTGGATCAGCGCCCTCATCCCCACTCACCATGTCAACACCCTCattttcttcttcatcatctcCAACTTGACTCTGGACTTCTTCCTTCTCGTCATTCCCCTCATTATCTTCTACCTCTCCTTCCTCTCGATGGTCATCTGCACGCTGAGGGTCTTCCAGAACAGCAAGGCCTGGGAGAACTTTGAAACACTGACTGCCATGCTGGCTCATTTTGAACCGGGCTTGGACCGGGAGCAAGCCGAATCGAACTTCACGTGGACCCATCTGGAACCTCACCTCTATTTTCTGGTTTCCACACTTTTCCTCATACTCTCGCTTCCTGTGGCAGATAAGTCCTGGCTACCATGCTCGGAGCTAGCCACAGTGGCGGTCTTCTTCACCGTGAGCAGCTACCTGAGCTTGCGTCCGGTGGCACAGCAACATGCCAGACTTGCTTTTCTCACACAAGTCACCTCTGCCATTTGCTCCTGTGCTAATGAGCTGGTGGGGGGCTGGGTGTTCTGGCTGGTGGGAGGGTCATGGTTCAAGGTGCCAATTTGTGACTTGTTGGTGCTGCATGTGGGTCTGCCTTGTATTCTGTACCTTTACATGCTGTACTTGTGTGGACGTATGGGCAGTGCCCAGGGGTTTCATGGGACCTACAGCATGCTGCTGCCTTACCTACTTTGCTTCACATGGTGCGAACTGTCTGTTACCCTTCTGCACGAGTCCACCGTGCTGGGACTCCTGCGCACTGCCGTAGGCtactttctcttcttctttgcCCTGCCTGTGCTTTCTCTGGCCCTGGCAGCTGTGCTGCTGGTGCAGCTGATGCAGTGGTTCCTTGCATTGGAACTGGCCAAGATggcagtgactgtgtgtgtgtgcgtgctgcCTGTTTTGCTTCGGTGGTGGACTCGTTTCAGCGTGTCTCCTCTTGCAGTGATCAGATCCCTACGGCACAGCAGCATCGTCAAGTTGATCCTGGTGTGGATCTCGGCCCTGCTGCTCTTCAGCTGGTTCTATGTTTACCGCTCAGAAGGCATGAAAGTGTACAACTCCACCCTGACCTGGCAGCAGTACAGCGAGATCTGTGGCCCTCGTGCATGGAGGGAGCGCAACATGGCACATACGCAGATCCTCTGCAGTCATCTTGAGGGACACCGTGTCACCTGGGAGGGCCGTTTCAAGTATGTCCGTGTGACGGAAATGGAAAATGGAGCGCAAGCGGTTGTCAACCTCCTGCCCGGCGTTATAGCGGACTGGGTCCGCTGTCTTTATGGTGAGGAGTATCCAGCCTGTGACACTGCTCAGCTAGGGCCCACTGAACCACTCTGCCAAATAAAGGCGCTCGCAAATCACAGGTGCCATGTGAAACGTTTTGACCGTTACAAGTTCGAAGTGACCATGGGTATGCCACATGGGGAGAAGAAGGGGAAAGGAACGCAAGACACTGACGATGCAACCAAAGACATAGTGCTACGGGCAAGTAACGAGTTCCGTAGCGTGCTGTTGGCACTCAGCTCAGGCAGTGTCGTGGAGTTCAGCACTGTTCTGGAAGGCAGATTGGGCAGCAAGTGGCCAGTGTTTGAGCTGAAGGCTCTTCACTGTAGAACTTGTACCTCTCCTTTGGTGCCAACACAACG ATTTATGGAGCGTAGACCAAGTGAATCGAAGTACTGTGCATG A
- the wfs1b gene encoding wolframin isoform X2, translated as MDPAVGPPPPASPSVASLVSAHAPPSVSTSSTPDSSTRVSLPPRPALQRGRSQLNAARDVTMATENLPSAGRPPQAASSPAGDIPEGLNLEELMQRAKNGDSKAQTEIGRHYLRLSELEDEEVNSVTAVTWLLQAAKNGRRDAVKLLQWCLHQRKGITAENREDVRTLASESRFERSVRKAALCMYWKLNPERKRTVTASELLENISQVNTETDGACNNLLSSSTLKQRKVLESLVSSDGTHYVGVEEFVENTKRYAQGISPTPALDSAAVDDDDDDEEPVKNPDELPLHQKILKFPLHAVTEVKEVLIDWASRAGMQWISALIPTHHVNTLIFFFIISNLTLDFFLLVIPLIIFYLSFLSMVICTLRVFQNSKAWENFETLTAMLAHFEPGLDREQAESNFTWTHLEPHLYFLVSTLFLILSLPVADKSWLPCSELATVAVFFTVSSYLSLRPVAQQHARLAFLTQVTSAICSCANELVGGWVFWLVGGSWFKVPICDLLVLHVGLPCILYLYMLYLCGRMGSAQGFHGTYSMLLPYLLCFTWCELSVTLLHESTVLGLLRTAVGYFLFFFALPVLSLALAAVLLVQLMQWFLALELAKMAVTVCVCVLPVLLRWWTRFSVSPLAVIRSLRHSSIVKLILVWISALLLFSWFYVYRSEGMKVYNSTLTWQQYSEICGPRAWRERNMAHTQILCSHLEGHRVTWEGRFKYVRVTEMENGAQAVVNLLPGVIADWVRCLYGEEYPACDTAQLGPTEPLCQIKALANHRCHVKRFDRYKFEVTMGMPHGEKKGKGTQDTDDATKDIVLRASNEFRSVLLALSSGSVVEFSTVLEGRLGSKWPVFELKALHCRTCTSPLVPTQRFMERRPSESKYCAW; from the exons ATGGATCCAGCTGTGGGACCCCCACCCCCTGCTTCCCCCTCTGTAGCGTCTCTTGTGTCTGCACACGCCCCTCCTTCAGTGTCCACCTCCTCAACCCCTGATTCGTCCACTCGAGTGTCTCTGCCCCCTCGTCCTGCCCTGCAGAGAGGGCGCTCTCAGCTTAACGCAGCCAGGGATGTTACTATGGCGACTGAAAACCTGCCATCTGCTGGACGTCCTCCACAGGCAGCTTCATCTCCTGCAG GGGACATTCCAGAGGGGCTGAACTTAGAGGAACTTATGCAGAGAGCTAAGAATGGAGACTCCAAAGCCCAGACAGAG ATTGGCAGGCATTACCTACGACTGTCTGAGCTGGAGGATGAAGAAGTGAACAGCGTCACTGCCGTAACGTGGCTTCTGCAAGCAGCAAAAAATGGCCGCAGGGATGCTGTGAAACTGCTGCAGTGGTGCCTACATCAACGAAAAG GCATCACGGCGGAGAACAGGGAGGATGTGCGCACCCTGGCATCTGAGTCACGTTTTGAGCGCAGTGTTAGAAAAGCAGCTCTGTGCATGTACTGGAAACTCAATCCAGAAAGGAAGAGAACGGTGACCGCTTCAGAACTACTGGAAAACATAAGCCAGGTCAACACGGAAACAG ATGGTGCCTGTAACAACCTACTTTCAAGCTCTACTCTGAAACAGAGGAAGGTCTTGGAGAGCCTTGTCTCAAGTGATG GAACTCACTATGTAGGTGTAGAAGAGTTTGTTGAAAACACTAAGCGGTATGCCCAAGGCATCTCGCCAACACCAGCTCTTGACTCAGCtgctgttgatgatgatgatgatgacgaagAGCCTGTGAAGAACCCTGATGAGCTGCCTCTGCATCAGAAG ATACTGAAGTTTCCCCTCCACGCAGTGACCGAGGTAAAGGAAGTGTTAATTGACTGGGCCTCTCGTGCTGGAATGCAGTGGATCAGCGCCCTCATCCCCACTCACCATGTCAACACCCTCattttcttcttcatcatctcCAACTTGACTCTGGACTTCTTCCTTCTCGTCATTCCCCTCATTATCTTCTACCTCTCCTTCCTCTCGATGGTCATCTGCACGCTGAGGGTCTTCCAGAACAGCAAGGCCTGGGAGAACTTTGAAACACTGACTGCCATGCTGGCTCATTTTGAACCGGGCTTGGACCGGGAGCAAGCCGAATCGAACTTCACGTGGACCCATCTGGAACCTCACCTCTATTTTCTGGTTTCCACACTTTTCCTCATACTCTCGCTTCCTGTGGCAGATAAGTCCTGGCTACCATGCTCGGAGCTAGCCACAGTGGCGGTCTTCTTCACCGTGAGCAGCTACCTGAGCTTGCGTCCGGTGGCACAGCAACATGCCAGACTTGCTTTTCTCACACAAGTCACCTCTGCCATTTGCTCCTGTGCTAATGAGCTGGTGGGGGGCTGGGTGTTCTGGCTGGTGGGAGGGTCATGGTTCAAGGTGCCAATTTGTGACTTGTTGGTGCTGCATGTGGGTCTGCCTTGTATTCTGTACCTTTACATGCTGTACTTGTGTGGACGTATGGGCAGTGCCCAGGGGTTTCATGGGACCTACAGCATGCTGCTGCCTTACCTACTTTGCTTCACATGGTGCGAACTGTCTGTTACCCTTCTGCACGAGTCCACCGTGCTGGGACTCCTGCGCACTGCCGTAGGCtactttctcttcttctttgcCCTGCCTGTGCTTTCTCTGGCCCTGGCAGCTGTGCTGCTGGTGCAGCTGATGCAGTGGTTCCTTGCATTGGAACTGGCCAAGATggcagtgactgtgtgtgtgtgcgtgctgcCTGTTTTGCTTCGGTGGTGGACTCGTTTCAGCGTGTCTCCTCTTGCAGTGATCAGATCCCTACGGCACAGCAGCATCGTCAAGTTGATCCTGGTGTGGATCTCGGCCCTGCTGCTCTTCAGCTGGTTCTATGTTTACCGCTCAGAAGGCATGAAAGTGTACAACTCCACCCTGACCTGGCAGCAGTACAGCGAGATCTGTGGCCCTCGTGCATGGAGGGAGCGCAACATGGCACATACGCAGATCCTCTGCAGTCATCTTGAGGGACACCGTGTCACCTGGGAGGGCCGTTTCAAGTATGTCCGTGTGACGGAAATGGAAAATGGAGCGCAAGCGGTTGTCAACCTCCTGCCCGGCGTTATAGCGGACTGGGTCCGCTGTCTTTATGGTGAGGAGTATCCAGCCTGTGACACTGCTCAGCTAGGGCCCACTGAACCACTCTGCCAAATAAAGGCGCTCGCAAATCACAGGTGCCATGTGAAACGTTTTGACCGTTACAAGTTCGAAGTGACCATGGGTATGCCACATGGGGAGAAGAAGGGGAAAGGAACGCAAGACACTGACGATGCAACCAAAGACATAGTGCTACGGGCAAGTAACGAGTTCCGTAGCGTGCTGTTGGCACTCAGCTCAGGCAGTGTCGTGGAGTTCAGCACTGTTCTGGAAGGCAGATTGGGCAGCAAGTGGCCAGTGTTTGAGCTGAAGGCTCTTCACTGTAGAACTTGTACCTCTCCTTTGGTGCCAACACAACG ATTTATGGAGCGTAGACCAAGTGAATCGAAGTACTGTGCATGGTGA
- the wfs1b gene encoding wolframin isoform X1 produces the protein MDPAVGPPPPASPSVASLVSAHAPPSVSTSSTPDSSTRVSLPPRPALQRGRSQLNAARDVTMATENLPSAGRPPQAASSPAGDIPEGLNLEELMQRAKNGDSKAQTEIGRHYLRLSELEDEEVNSVTAVTWLLQAAKNGRRDAVKLLQWCLHQRKGITAENREDVRTLASESRFERSVRKAALCMYWKLNPERKRTVTASELLENISQVNTETDGACNNLLSSSTLKQRKVLESLVSSDGTHYVGVEEFVENTKRYAQGISPTPALDSAAVDDDDDDEEPVKNPDELPLHQKILKFPLHAVTEVKEVLIDWASRAGMQWISALIPTHHVNTLIFFFIISNLTLDFFLLVIPLIIFYLSFLSMVICTLRVFQNSKAWENFETLTAMLAHFEPGLDREQAESNFTWTHLEPHLYFLVSTLFLILSLPVADKSWLPCSELATVAVFFTVSSYLSLRPVAQQHARLAFLTQVTSAICSCANELVGGWVFWLVGGSWFKVPICDLLVLHVGLPCILYLYMLYLCGRMGSAQGFHGTYSMLLPYLLCFTWCELSVTLLHESTVLGLLRTAVGYFLFFFALPVLSLALAAVLLVQLMQWFLALELAKMAVTVCVCVLPVLLRWWTRFSVSPLAVIRSLRHSSIVKLILVWISALLLFSWFYVYRSEGMKVYNSTLTWQQYSEICGPRAWRERNMAHTQILCSHLEGHRVTWEGRFKYVRVTEMENGAQAVVNLLPGVIADWVRCLYGEEYPACDTAQLGPTEPLCQIKALANHRCHVKRFDRYKFEVTMGMPHGEKKGKGTQDTDDATKDIVLRASNEFRSVLLALSSGSVVEFSTVLEGRLGSKWPVFELKALHCRTCTSPLVPTQRQVKIEQDWRVNARSAFVFAFNFLFHPLLTAEVDVAVATEVAV, from the exons ATGGATCCAGCTGTGGGACCCCCACCCCCTGCTTCCCCCTCTGTAGCGTCTCTTGTGTCTGCACACGCCCCTCCTTCAGTGTCCACCTCCTCAACCCCTGATTCGTCCACTCGAGTGTCTCTGCCCCCTCGTCCTGCCCTGCAGAGAGGGCGCTCTCAGCTTAACGCAGCCAGGGATGTTACTATGGCGACTGAAAACCTGCCATCTGCTGGACGTCCTCCACAGGCAGCTTCATCTCCTGCAG GGGACATTCCAGAGGGGCTGAACTTAGAGGAACTTATGCAGAGAGCTAAGAATGGAGACTCCAAAGCCCAGACAGAG ATTGGCAGGCATTACCTACGACTGTCTGAGCTGGAGGATGAAGAAGTGAACAGCGTCACTGCCGTAACGTGGCTTCTGCAAGCAGCAAAAAATGGCCGCAGGGATGCTGTGAAACTGCTGCAGTGGTGCCTACATCAACGAAAAG GCATCACGGCGGAGAACAGGGAGGATGTGCGCACCCTGGCATCTGAGTCACGTTTTGAGCGCAGTGTTAGAAAAGCAGCTCTGTGCATGTACTGGAAACTCAATCCAGAAAGGAAGAGAACGGTGACCGCTTCAGAACTACTGGAAAACATAAGCCAGGTCAACACGGAAACAG ATGGTGCCTGTAACAACCTACTTTCAAGCTCTACTCTGAAACAGAGGAAGGTCTTGGAGAGCCTTGTCTCAAGTGATG GAACTCACTATGTAGGTGTAGAAGAGTTTGTTGAAAACACTAAGCGGTATGCCCAAGGCATCTCGCCAACACCAGCTCTTGACTCAGCtgctgttgatgatgatgatgatgacgaagAGCCTGTGAAGAACCCTGATGAGCTGCCTCTGCATCAGAAG ATACTGAAGTTTCCCCTCCACGCAGTGACCGAGGTAAAGGAAGTGTTAATTGACTGGGCCTCTCGTGCTGGAATGCAGTGGATCAGCGCCCTCATCCCCACTCACCATGTCAACACCCTCattttcttcttcatcatctcCAACTTGACTCTGGACTTCTTCCTTCTCGTCATTCCCCTCATTATCTTCTACCTCTCCTTCCTCTCGATGGTCATCTGCACGCTGAGGGTCTTCCAGAACAGCAAGGCCTGGGAGAACTTTGAAACACTGACTGCCATGCTGGCTCATTTTGAACCGGGCTTGGACCGGGAGCAAGCCGAATCGAACTTCACGTGGACCCATCTGGAACCTCACCTCTATTTTCTGGTTTCCACACTTTTCCTCATACTCTCGCTTCCTGTGGCAGATAAGTCCTGGCTACCATGCTCGGAGCTAGCCACAGTGGCGGTCTTCTTCACCGTGAGCAGCTACCTGAGCTTGCGTCCGGTGGCACAGCAACATGCCAGACTTGCTTTTCTCACACAAGTCACCTCTGCCATTTGCTCCTGTGCTAATGAGCTGGTGGGGGGCTGGGTGTTCTGGCTGGTGGGAGGGTCATGGTTCAAGGTGCCAATTTGTGACTTGTTGGTGCTGCATGTGGGTCTGCCTTGTATTCTGTACCTTTACATGCTGTACTTGTGTGGACGTATGGGCAGTGCCCAGGGGTTTCATGGGACCTACAGCATGCTGCTGCCTTACCTACTTTGCTTCACATGGTGCGAACTGTCTGTTACCCTTCTGCACGAGTCCACCGTGCTGGGACTCCTGCGCACTGCCGTAGGCtactttctcttcttctttgcCCTGCCTGTGCTTTCTCTGGCCCTGGCAGCTGTGCTGCTGGTGCAGCTGATGCAGTGGTTCCTTGCATTGGAACTGGCCAAGATggcagtgactgtgtgtgtgtgcgtgctgcCTGTTTTGCTTCGGTGGTGGACTCGTTTCAGCGTGTCTCCTCTTGCAGTGATCAGATCCCTACGGCACAGCAGCATCGTCAAGTTGATCCTGGTGTGGATCTCGGCCCTGCTGCTCTTCAGCTGGTTCTATGTTTACCGCTCAGAAGGCATGAAAGTGTACAACTCCACCCTGACCTGGCAGCAGTACAGCGAGATCTGTGGCCCTCGTGCATGGAGGGAGCGCAACATGGCACATACGCAGATCCTCTGCAGTCATCTTGAGGGACACCGTGTCACCTGGGAGGGCCGTTTCAAGTATGTCCGTGTGACGGAAATGGAAAATGGAGCGCAAGCGGTTGTCAACCTCCTGCCCGGCGTTATAGCGGACTGGGTCCGCTGTCTTTATGGTGAGGAGTATCCAGCCTGTGACACTGCTCAGCTAGGGCCCACTGAACCACTCTGCCAAATAAAGGCGCTCGCAAATCACAGGTGCCATGTGAAACGTTTTGACCGTTACAAGTTCGAAGTGACCATGGGTATGCCACATGGGGAGAAGAAGGGGAAAGGAACGCAAGACACTGACGATGCAACCAAAGACATAGTGCTACGGGCAAGTAACGAGTTCCGTAGCGTGCTGTTGGCACTCAGCTCAGGCAGTGTCGTGGAGTTCAGCACTGTTCTGGAAGGCAGATTGGGCAGCAAGTGGCCAGTGTTTGAGCTGAAGGCTCTTCACTGTAGAACTTGTACCTCTCCTTTGGTGCCAACACAACGGCAAGTCAAGATAGAGCAGGACTGGAGGGTTAATGCCCGCAGTGCCTTTGTCTTTGCCTTTAACTTCCTCTTCCATCCCCTACTCACTGCTGAAGTAGATGTTGCTGTGGCTACAGAAGTGGCCGTCTAA